In Nitrospirota bacterium, the genomic stretch GGGAAACTTTCAATGAGAGGAAGAGCGATAATTTCAGGGACGGTATAACTATGGAGAGACTTTACTTTTTTGACAATAAGGGGAAACTTTGATCTCTTTGATTTTCCTATAATCAAAACTTCATTTTCTTCCGACACCTTTTCTTGCCAGAAGAAAATGGAGTGAATACCCGGAACAATATTCCCGCAAGCCAGGAGTTTTTCAGAAACCAGGGTTCGGGTGATTTTTTGAGCTTCTTCCAGAGAAGGGCAGGTTATTAAAACGACGATAAAATCCTTCATGTTTATCTGGTAGGGGCAGGTCCCTGTGCCTGCCTTGGGCGACCACAGGGGGTCGCCCCTACGGTTTTTGCCTTTCCGTTAATTCGATAGAATAAGGGTGGATTCTACCCTGGTCACGCTATCTCTCAAAATCGCCTGATTGGGATCGATTTCTTTAAGGATAAACGTGCCGATAATCGCTTCTCCTTTTCCAACAATATAAAGTTCTCCTCCTTTGGAAAAAAAGCCCTGCTCCTTGCCCTTGCCCTTATTCAAATATCCGAGATACTTAAATTGCGCCAGGGTTTGAGCGGCCTGCGCTCTTGCGATTTCCTCCGGAGAAGGGGGAAGAGGCAAAACAACCGGCGGGGGCGGGGGAGGAGGTTCCACTTTCGGCGGAGGAGGAACATAAATGTGAATCGGCGCAAAAATATTTTTAGAAATGACCAGCGTTTTTTTGGGAGATCGTAACAGGTCAAGTCTCACCGTTGTCTCTGTTGAAACCTTCGCGGGCATCCCCTGAACTTGAACGATCTCTCCTTTTTTATATTTAAGAGGCCTATGTTCCTGACCGGGCTGGTTATAAAGATAAAGGATGATCCCCGCCCAGAGGAATAAAAGAGCAATCAAAACCGTTATTTTTCTCGTCTTTGTCATGTCTTTCTCAAAATAAAACTGAATGATGACCCTTCAGAAGGAGGCGCAGGCAAGGCGGAGCGAGGCCTCGAACCGGAATGTACAAAGTAAGTACATGAGGATCGGGGCTGACGTGACAACACAGCATACGTCCCTTATCAAGGGCTCAGAATCATGTTTTTAAAAAAGAAGCCATTTTTAGCTGTAGCTCCAACACACTTCCTTCTTTAGAGGATTTTCCAAGATTCATATCTTCAATGACATAAAGAGATTTTGCCGATTCAATTTCGGAAATAAATTGCCGAATGGCTTCATAAGTTCCCATTACCGAAAATGAAAAAGAGACTCTGATTAAATCCTGTTCTATATTTTCTTTTTGATAGGTCACCGACGGAACAGTCAAATGATATCTCCTGGCAATTTCCATCGGGGCATTGATGACGCTCGCATACGCCTGCTGATCCGGCAAAAGGCTGATGACTTTGGCCAAATCCTGCTCAACTTTTTTTTGACGAAGGACTTTTTCCAAGGTTTTTCGGGCTTCGCTCCACTGGGCTTCCTTTTTTTGAACCGTTTGCCCGGAACTCTGAAAAAATAAAAAATAAGCCGTTAAAACAACAACGGTTAAAACAAAAAATAAAAAAGCTTCTGTCTTATAAATCTGGAGATTTTTGGGTATGTTCATTTTTCTCATTTTCTTTATAGTTTAAATGAATCAAGAAATCGATTCTATTGTCTTTCGCCACCTTTTGATCAAGCAAAAAAACATTGCTAAACTCTGGTTTTTCCTCAAGGCTTAAAATAAGCCGGGTCAGATCTTTTAACGTCAGGGATTCTCCCGAGAGATTGACGCTATGGTCTAGAAACCGGGGTTCGATTTTTTTTATGGAAATATTGGCGGGAATCGCTTTTTCAAGGTCATTTAAAAACTCG encodes the following:
- a CDS encoding divalent-cation tolerance protein CutA, with amino-acid sequence MKDFIVVLITCPSLEEAQKITRTLVSEKLLACGNIVPGIHSIFFWQEKVSEENEVLIIGKSKRSKFPLIVKKVKSLHSYTVPEIIALPLIESFPGYLQWIDETVR
- the pilO gene encoding type 4a pilus biogenesis protein PilO, producing the protein MNIPKNLQIYKTEAFLFFVLTVVVLTAYFLFFQSSGQTVQKKEAQWSEARKTLEKVLRQKKVEQDLAKVISLLPDQQAYASVINAPMEIARRYHLTVPSVTYQKENIEQDLIRVSFSFSVMGTYEAIRQFISEIESAKSLYVIEDMNLGKSSKEGSVLELQLKMASFLKT